A genomic stretch from Limnobacter thiooxidans includes:
- a CDS encoding NAD(P)/FAD-dependent oxidoreductase — MIRLSELKLPLDHPEHALQELIVRTLDISPADIQSHAIYKRSYDARKQKLLLVYIVDVELGNPQLEAKLLAKFATNSHIRPAPDMAYHLITQVKEAPAIRPVVIGFGPCGIFAAMMLAQMGFKPIVIERGKPVRERTKDTWGLWRKRVLHTESNVQFGEGGAGTFSDGKLWSQIKDPRFLGRKVMTEFVKAGAPEEILLVSKPHIGTFRLVKVVENMREQIIAMGGEIRFQQRVSDFLIEDGHIRGLTIENLQDNSHYELRADHVVLALGHSSRDTFAKLHERGVYMEAKPFSVGFRIEHPQGLIDRARLGQHAGHPLLGAADYKLVHHAANGRSVYSFCMCPGGTVVAATSEENRVVTNGMSQYSRNERNANAGIVVGISPADYPGGPLAGIDFQRQLESNAFTLGGSNYEAPGQLVGDFIAGKPSTELGSVEPSYKPGVHLTDLATALPEYAITAIREALPAFGKKIKGFDMHDAVLTGVETRTSSPLRITRGDDFQSLNVKGLYPAGEGASYAGGILSAGVDGIEVAEAVAKQLFIQ; from the coding sequence ATGATCCGCCTCTCCGAACTCAAGCTGCCGCTTGACCACCCCGAACACGCCCTGCAGGAACTGATCGTCCGCACACTCGACATATCGCCTGCGGACATTCAAAGCCACGCGATTTACAAACGAAGCTACGACGCGCGCAAGCAAAAGTTGCTGCTGGTCTACATCGTGGATGTTGAGTTGGGTAACCCGCAGCTTGAAGCGAAATTGCTGGCCAAATTTGCCACCAATTCGCACATTCGCCCGGCGCCCGACATGGCTTACCACCTCATCACCCAGGTGAAAGAGGCGCCCGCCATTCGGCCCGTGGTGATTGGCTTCGGCCCTTGCGGTATTTTTGCGGCCATGATGCTGGCACAGATGGGCTTCAAGCCGATTGTAATTGAACGTGGCAAGCCGGTTCGTGAACGCACGAAAGACACCTGGGGGCTGTGGCGCAAACGCGTGTTGCACACCGAATCGAACGTGCAGTTTGGTGAAGGTGGCGCTGGTACGTTTTCAGACGGCAAGCTGTGGAGCCAGATCAAGGACCCCCGCTTTTTGGGCCGCAAGGTGATGACCGAGTTTGTCAAAGCCGGTGCGCCTGAAGAAATTCTGCTGGTCAGCAAGCCTCACATTGGCACCTTCCGCTTGGTCAAGGTTGTTGAAAACATGCGCGAACAAATCATTGCCATGGGCGGTGAAATTCGCTTCCAGCAGCGGGTCAGCGACTTCCTGATTGAAGACGGCCATATTCGCGGCCTGACCATTGAAAACCTTCAGGACAACAGCCACTACGAATTGCGCGCAGACCACGTGGTGCTGGCGCTGGGGCACAGCTCGCGCGACACCTTCGCCAAGCTGCACGAGCGCGGCGTGTACATGGAAGCCAAACCCTTTTCGGTCGGCTTTCGAATTGAACACCCGCAAGGCTTGATTGACCGCGCCCGTTTGGGCCAACATGCAGGGCACCCGCTGCTGGGTGCGGCCGATTACAAACTTGTACACCACGCCGCCAACGGCCGCTCGGTGTACAGCTTTTGCATGTGCCCTGGTGGCACGGTGGTGGCCGCCACCTCTGAAGAAAACCGCGTGGTGACCAACGGCATGAGCCAGTATTCACGCAATGAACGCAATGCCAACGCAGGTATCGTGGTGGGCATCAGCCCGGCCGACTACCCCGGTGGCCCACTGGCGGGTATTGATTTTCAACGCCAATTGGAATCCAATGCATTCACGCTGGGTGGAAGCAATTACGAGGCACCTGGCCAACTGGTTGGCGACTTCATCGCCGGCAAACCATCCACTGAATTGGGCAGCGTGGAGCCTTCCTACAAGCCAGGCGTGCACCTCACCGACCTGGCCACGGCCCTGCCTGAATATGCCATCACTGCCATACGCGAAGCACTGCCCGCTTTCGGCAAAAAGATCAAAGGCTTCGACATGCACGACGCGGTGTTGACCGGCGTTGAAACCCGCACATCTTCGCCCTTGCGCATTACACGTGGCGACGACTTCCAGAGTCTGAATGTGAAAGGGCTTTACCCCGCGGGCGAAGGGGCCAGCTATGCGGGCGGTATTCTTTCTGCCGGGGTAGACGGCATTGAGGTGGCGGAAGCCGTCGCCAAACAGTTGTTTATCCAATAA
- a CDS encoding PAAR domain-containing protein: MSSRPIIQGRAQILVGDTTSHGGVVISGSLTTTVQGRPIARVGDMVTCPLCKPHVFPIVEGLAMFTDNYMAVALHGHKIACGATLIAAANGSGGAPAVPSPTNPPSSMLNGKLGQSVDALVAMSPTLNSNLKTLQSQGWTVDYGLAGQGSYADRRTKTITLDIQLKTDPNQATQILAHEVGHALHPYQLNTSSRQAYLNGALDDEGAATLKNIQVQREIIAAGGPDIGIAGNPKNHASYIQAYNQYLKDGNAEVAIRKIGSQFGNGEFTSTTGQNYADYYGGWYDKHHGGKK, translated from the coding sequence ATGTCTTCCAGACCCATTATCCAAGGTCGAGCCCAAATTTTGGTCGGCGACACCACCAGCCATGGCGGCGTGGTGATCTCGGGCAGCCTGACCACCACAGTACAGGGTCGCCCGATTGCAAGGGTTGGCGACATGGTCACCTGCCCATTGTGCAAACCCCATGTGTTTCCAATTGTTGAAGGTTTGGCGATGTTCACCGACAACTACATGGCGGTGGCCCTGCATGGTCACAAAATCGCGTGTGGCGCAACCTTGATTGCGGCCGCTAACGGTTCAGGGGGTGCTCCAGCGGTGCCAAGCCCCACGAATCCTCCAAGTTCAATGCTCAATGGAAAACTGGGGCAAAGTGTCGATGCGCTGGTGGCCATGTCACCCACCCTGAACAGCAATTTGAAAACCTTGCAAAGTCAGGGCTGGACAGTCGACTATGGCCTTGCTGGCCAAGGTTCCTATGCTGACCGGCGCACCAAGACAATCACGCTGGACATCCAACTGAAAACTGACCCCAACCAGGCCACACAGATTCTGGCCCATGAAGTGGGTCATGCCCTGCACCCTTATCAGCTTAATACCAGTTCAAGGCAAGCCTACCTCAATGGCGCGTTGGACGACGAAGGTGCTGCCACCTTGAAAAATATTCAGGTGCAAAGGGAAATCATTGCAGCAGGCGGACCCGATATTGGTATTGCCGGAAACCCGAAAAACCATGCAAGCTACATTCAGGCCTACAACCAGTATTTGAAAGACGGCAATGCCGAAGTCGCCATACGAAAAATTGGATCACAATTTGGCAACGGCGAATTTACATCCACAACAGGCCAAAATTATGCAGACTATTACGGCGGTTGGTACGACAAGCACCATGGCGGGAAAAAGTAA
- a CDS encoding MBL fold metallo-hydrolase — MTSTIQRAGLLACSLLLSGCLGSGSEQAITNPRTVAPNEARHNVFNAGNFTPLPAATPAPAELQAIRERILGPNAMDPDEVKFWWVGVSSFIVSMKGHLFLMDAWEIVGLHANYVPIGREELAAIRPEAIFIGHGHFDHAADAGYVAGLSNALVIGGSTVCDIARERAANEGIAATFPCLNLGDQATPGVGSTQAIQVWEDLPAVHVVQHTHSSAEPTDLLSGGMPLVYIPDVLTFPTYLNTSVAEALRFVGTLQDDGGVGQPGGGTWAYHFRVDDFSWFWHDSTGTMKAGNADSEAIATAIQNLPECVDVQLNAIVGFGLITSAYRDALAYVAMAKPKVALPTHHDAWTPGIGGGAAAYENSWLNAVGKLPQPPVVDYLRDPVDYMKPRSYKINDPRWAGGC; from the coding sequence ATGACAAGCACAATTCAACGCGCAGGCCTTCTGGCCTGCAGCCTGCTTTTGTCCGGCTGCCTGGGCAGCGGCAGTGAACAAGCTATTACAAACCCGCGTACGGTAGCGCCCAACGAAGCACGGCACAACGTGTTCAACGCAGGCAATTTCACCCCCCTGCCTGCGGCCACACCCGCCCCTGCGGAGCTGCAAGCCATTCGCGAACGGATACTGGGCCCGAATGCCATGGACCCCGATGAGGTCAAATTCTGGTGGGTTGGCGTATCCAGTTTCATTGTCAGCATGAAGGGGCATTTGTTCCTGATGGACGCTTGGGAAATTGTCGGGTTGCACGCCAACTACGTGCCCATTGGCCGTGAAGAACTGGCTGCAATTCGACCTGAAGCAATCTTCATTGGCCACGGTCACTTCGATCATGCAGCGGATGCCGGTTATGTCGCTGGCCTGTCCAACGCATTGGTCATTGGCGGCAGCACCGTGTGCGACATTGCACGCGAACGCGCCGCGAACGAAGGCATTGCCGCCACCTTTCCCTGTTTGAATTTGGGCGACCAAGCAACACCAGGCGTGGGCAGCACCCAGGCCATCCAGGTTTGGGAAGACCTGCCTGCGGTGCATGTCGTTCAACACACCCACTCGTCCGCTGAACCCACTGATTTGCTCAGCGGTGGCATGCCCCTGGTTTACATTCCCGATGTGTTGACCTTTCCCACCTACCTCAACACCAGCGTGGCCGAAGCACTTCGTTTTGTGGGCACGCTTCAGGATGACGGCGGCGTGGGCCAACCGGGCGGCGGCACTTGGGCTTACCATTTCCGCGTGGATGATTTTTCATGGTTCTGGCACGACTCCACCGGCACAATGAAAGCAGGCAATGCTGACAGCGAGGCCATTGCCACGGCCATTCAAAATTTGCCGGAATGTGTGGATGTGCAATTGAATGCCATTGTGGGCTTTGGTTTGATTACAAGCGCCTACCGCGACGCGCTGGCCTATGTGGCCATGGCTAAACCCAAAGTGGCGCTGCCAACCCACCATGATGCATGGACACCCGGAATTGGTGGCGGTGCCGCAGCCTATGAGAACAGTTGGCTGAATGCTGTGGGCAAACTGCCGCAACCACCTGTGGTGGACTACCTGCGCGACCCGGTTGATTACATGAAACCACGCAGCTACAAGATCAACGACCCACGCTGGGCTGGGGGCTGCTAA
- a CDS encoding DNA/RNA helicase domain-containing protein, with protein MTQTTSRPPPPIYGPGHAHPEWFCETTIPDTFKAQEQTAFPMIVYTARKSKFLDDVLDDQIHDVIHREFQRKLFRKAGQSEVNSWRNSMKEMRQVLIDPDIPGDSLVSIEYNIPLTGKRIDFILTGRNAQLEECAVIIELKQWSEVQATGQDAVVNTWLGKGNINTPHPSYQAWTYAALIEDYSEVVQNEKVRLGACAYLHNLHSDSVINDPFYKAHTDKAPVFISKDARRLSEFLKRHVKYGDKSDLMYRIEHGKIRPSKNLADSLTSMLQGKREFLMIDDQKLVYEMALDLAHARDTEQKRVLIVEGGPGTGKSVVAINLLNEFTQQGKVCQYVSKNAAPRAVFQARLTGTFSQTRIANMFRGSGGYIDNVRNQFDVLLVDEAHRLNEKGGLYGNLGENQVKELIHASKLCIFFVDEDQRVTFKDIGSKAEIHKWAQALGATVYEQELRSQFRCNGSDGYIAWLNHHLQIKPTANLNMDGLDFEFKVFDNPAEMHQAIREKNKINNKARVVAGYCWDWKSKKNPQAFDIEFPEYSYQAKWNLSDDGSTWIIKPNSVEQVGCIHTCQGLELDYVGVIVGPDFVVRNGDVVTDALKRSNMDQSIKGFKGGLKTDRAKNLAMADTVIKNTYKTLLTRGMKGCYVYFTDDETRVHFSALVAGFGKVETPPVLSKYEGLDLPIVQAGQEAANSVPIFDLKFAAGQFSEYQEADTFDHVVLPEHLRASDGYFVARVEGDSMNKRIPPGAWCLFHSNPQGTRNGKIVVVQHRNISDPELGGQYTIKRYKSEKREDGDGWVNSVVVLSPESTNDKHEAIVLSAEDAEGMVVIAEFLTVI; from the coding sequence ATGACCCAAACCACATCAAGACCTCCCCCACCCATTTATGGCCCCGGCCACGCTCACCCGGAATGGTTTTGCGAAACAACAATTCCTGATACATTCAAGGCACAAGAACAAACTGCATTCCCGATGATTGTCTACACCGCCCGCAAATCGAAGTTTCTGGACGACGTACTGGACGATCAAATCCATGACGTCATTCACCGCGAGTTCCAACGCAAACTGTTTCGCAAGGCTGGCCAGTCCGAGGTGAATTCCTGGCGCAACTCCATGAAAGAAATGCGGCAGGTGTTGATCGACCCGGACATTCCCGGTGACTCGCTGGTTTCAATCGAATACAACATTCCGCTGACCGGCAAACGCATTGATTTCATATTGACTGGCCGCAACGCCCAGCTTGAAGAATGTGCGGTAATCATTGAACTGAAGCAATGGAGCGAAGTGCAAGCGACCGGGCAAGATGCGGTGGTGAACACCTGGCTAGGCAAAGGCAATATCAACACGCCCCACCCTTCTTACCAGGCGTGGACTTATGCCGCGCTGATCGAAGACTATTCCGAGGTGGTACAGAATGAAAAGGTACGCCTGGGTGCCTGTGCATATCTACATAACCTGCACAGCGATTCGGTCATAAACGACCCGTTCTACAAAGCCCACACCGACAAAGCCCCGGTTTTCATTTCCAAAGACGCCCGCAGGCTTTCCGAGTTTTTGAAACGGCATGTGAAGTACGGCGACAAAAGCGATTTGATGTACCGCATTGAACACGGAAAAATTCGCCCATCGAAAAACCTGGCCGACAGCCTGACCAGCATGCTGCAAGGCAAGCGCGAATTCCTGATGATCGACGACCAGAAGCTAGTGTATGAAATGGCGCTCGATTTGGCCCATGCGCGCGATACTGAACAAAAGCGCGTGCTGATTGTGGAAGGTGGGCCAGGCACGGGAAAATCGGTGGTGGCGATCAACTTGCTGAACGAATTCACGCAGCAAGGCAAGGTCTGCCAGTACGTGTCGAAAAATGCAGCGCCGCGTGCGGTTTTTCAGGCTCGTTTAACGGGTACATTTTCACAAACTCGGATTGCAAATATGTTCCGCGGATCGGGCGGTTACATTGACAACGTACGCAATCAATTCGACGTTTTGTTGGTAGACGAAGCCCACCGCCTGAATGAAAAAGGAGGTTTGTACGGCAACCTTGGCGAGAACCAGGTTAAAGAATTGATTCATGCCAGCAAGCTCTGCATTTTTTTCGTGGACGAAGACCAGCGCGTGACCTTCAAAGACATTGGCAGCAAGGCAGAAATACACAAGTGGGCACAAGCGCTGGGTGCCACAGTGTATGAGCAAGAACTGCGCTCGCAATTCCGCTGTAATGGCAGCGATGGTTATATTGCCTGGCTGAACCACCACCTGCAAATCAAGCCCACCGCCAACCTGAACATGGACGGATTGGACTTCGAATTCAAGGTATTCGACAATCCGGCAGAAATGCACCAGGCCATTCGCGAGAAAAACAAAATCAACAACAAAGCCCGCGTGGTGGCTGGCTACTGCTGGGACTGGAAAAGCAAAAAAAACCCGCAAGCTTTCGACATTGAGTTTCCCGAGTACAGCTACCAAGCAAAGTGGAATTTGAGCGACGACGGCAGCACCTGGATTATTAAGCCCAACAGCGTTGAACAGGTGGGTTGCATACACACCTGCCAAGGGCTGGAACTTGATTACGTGGGGGTCATTGTTGGACCAGACTTTGTGGTGCGCAATGGCGATGTAGTCACCGATGCATTAAAGCGCAGCAACATGGACCAAAGTATCAAGGGCTTCAAAGGCGGCCTGAAAACCGACCGTGCCAAGAATCTTGCAATGGCCGACACTGTGATCAAGAACACTTACAAAACCCTGCTAACACGCGGAATGAAGGGCTGCTACGTGTACTTCACCGACGACGAAACACGTGTGCACTTTTCAGCCTTGGTGGCCGGGTTTGGCAAAGTAGAAACTCCACCTGTGCTGAGCAAGTACGAAGGTCTGGATTTGCCGATTGTGCAAGCAGGTCAGGAGGCTGCCAACAGCGTGCCGATTTTTGATCTGAAATTTGCCGCGGGCCAGTTCAGCGAATACCAGGAGGCTGACACGTTTGACCATGTTGTGTTGCCTGAGCACCTGCGTGCAAGCGATGGCTATTTTGTGGCCCGCGTCGAAGGCGACTCGATGAACAAACGCATACCACCCGGCGCATGGTGCCTGTTTCACTCCAACCCGCAAGGCACCCGCAACGGAAAAATTGTGGTGGTTCAACACCGCAACATTTCAGACCCCGAACTGGGTGGGCAATACACGATTAAACGCTACAAAAGCGAAAAGCGTGAGGATGGAGATGGATGGGTGAACTCTGTGGTTGTGTTGAGCCCAGAGTCGACGAATGACAAGCATGAAGCGATCGTACTGAGTGCTGAGGATGCGGAGGGAATGGTTGTGATTGCGGAGTTTTTGACAGTGATTTGA
- a CDS encoding IMPACT family protein, translating to MFYSIAEAVHADLLIKKSRFIACVEPVQDRAAALKIVTRLREQHPGAAHVCWALMAGGQSAAVDDGEPSGTAGRPMLEVLRHQNLEGVLATVVRYFGGVKLGAGGLVGAYTDAVAQAVKNAHKIPIIKRSVLNCRFAYSLEGLVRREVEQAGARFLNVQHDSDVLCAIEVSEAELDHLVLRINDGAQGRVVWLAD from the coding sequence ATGTTTTATTCAATTGCCGAAGCTGTCCATGCGGATTTGCTGATCAAGAAAAGCAGGTTCATCGCGTGCGTTGAGCCCGTTCAAGACCGCGCGGCGGCGTTGAAAATTGTGACCCGCTTGCGCGAGCAGCATCCCGGTGCTGCGCATGTTTGCTGGGCCTTGATGGCAGGTGGGCAGTCAGCAGCAGTGGACGATGGCGAACCCAGTGGCACGGCCGGACGGCCCATGCTGGAGGTGTTGCGTCACCAAAACCTGGAAGGGGTGCTGGCCACGGTGGTGCGCTATTTTGGTGGCGTGAAACTTGGGGCAGGCGGTTTGGTTGGTGCGTATACCGACGCCGTGGCGCAAGCGGTTAAAAATGCCCACAAAATTCCGATCATCAAACGTTCCGTTTTGAATTGTCGCTTTGCCTATTCGCTAGAAGGTTTGGTGCGCCGGGAAGTGGAGCAAGCCGGCGCCAGGTTTTTGAATGTGCAACACGACAGCGATGTGCTGTGCGCAATCGAAGTGTCAGAAGCCGAACTGGATCACTTGGTCCTGCGTATCAACGATGGTGCGCAAGGTCGGGTGGTGTGGTTGGCTGATTAA
- a CDS encoding nitrate regulatory protein: MRTALSYLVAARRCEIDELGSLARTCDLIRVVSELVHRLQHERGVSNLFLASKGQQYAELRAQRIAATDTSHQAVLHLLDPEDNTAQFSGGARLYTKIALALHALDELQALRQSVSRLQCNPQANTERYKKLVNVLLALIFEAADVAVDPDISRLLIALFHLMQGKEFAGQERATGGAAFAAGCIGNEQKQSLEFLIEMQDQALQRFESFAGHLNREWQALQASMPLAELQGMRRSLLDSREGKLNRALSDQWFSCCTLRMDELHNVEMHIASVLQQLCRDKTSKLQHELDAQEQVLPAFGDPEAFSPLAAFTTQVSPESLRADSEQGTVGPHLTQAVVDMLHVQSARLQTLTEELAQVRTSLDERKLIERAKGILMTHRGLDEESAYRFLRRSAMDHNRRIVEVAQSVLSLSEVLPGPGKP; this comes from the coding sequence ATGAGAACTGCACTGAGTTACCTGGTCGCGGCCCGGCGCTGCGAAATTGACGAATTGGGCAGCTTGGCCCGAACCTGTGATTTGATTCGTGTTGTCAGTGAATTGGTTCACCGATTGCAGCATGAACGGGGTGTTTCAAATTTGTTTCTGGCCTCGAAGGGGCAACAGTACGCTGAACTTCGTGCGCAGCGAATCGCAGCCACGGACACCTCACACCAGGCTGTGCTCCACCTTCTCGACCCGGAAGACAATACAGCCCAGTTCAGTGGTGGCGCGCGCCTTTACACCAAAATTGCACTGGCCCTGCATGCTCTCGACGAGCTTCAGGCGTTGCGCCAGTCGGTAAGCCGGTTGCAGTGCAACCCGCAAGCCAATACAGAGCGTTACAAAAAATTGGTTAATGTTCTACTGGCGTTGATTTTCGAGGCGGCCGACGTCGCAGTTGACCCGGACATCTCTCGCCTGTTGATTGCTTTGTTTCACTTGATGCAGGGCAAGGAATTTGCAGGGCAGGAAAGGGCCACTGGCGGCGCTGCGTTTGCAGCGGGGTGTATTGGCAATGAGCAGAAACAATCGCTTGAGTTCCTGATTGAAATGCAAGACCAGGCCCTTCAGCGTTTTGAATCGTTTGCGGGGCATTTGAACCGCGAGTGGCAGGCTTTGCAGGCCAGCATGCCGCTGGCTGAATTGCAGGGCATGCGCCGCAGTCTTTTAGACAGTCGGGAAGGCAAGCTCAATCGCGCCCTGTCTGACCAATGGTTTTCCTGTTGTACCCTGCGCATGGACGAACTGCACAATGTGGAAATGCACATCGCCAGCGTGTTGCAGCAATTGTGCAGGGATAAAACAAGCAAGCTGCAGCATGAACTGGATGCACAGGAACAGGTGCTGCCTGCTTTCGGCGACCCCGAGGCATTCTCGCCGCTGGCGGCTTTCACCACTCAAGTTTCGCCTGAAAGCCTGCGCGCAGACAGCGAACAAGGCACCGTCGGCCCACACCTGACCCAGGCGGTGGTGGACATGTTGCACGTGCAGTCCGCACGGCTTCAAACCCTGACGGAAGAGCTGGCACAGGTTCGTACTTCACTGGATGAGCGCAAGTTGATTGAGCGCGCCAAGGGTATCTTGATGACCCACCGCGGTCTGGATGAAGAAAGTGCTTACCGCTTTTTGCGCCGAAGTGCGATGGACCACAACCGGAGAATTGTAGAGGTGGCCCAGTCGGTGTTGTCGTTGTCTGAAGTGCTGCCGGGTCCGGGAAAGCCTTGA
- a CDS encoding DUF4105 domain-containing protein has product MIRHFLLVVLIALGAFAAWWLLQKPSHDRPWADDVAELLHPEVQGDAVVLHNVRNFVWRTETDYTVRWDTRRYDLSTLQSADLVLSYWMGPAIAHTLVSFGFADGSYLTFSLEIRKEKGEEFSAWKGFFRQYEAILVAADEADIVRTRSNARGEDVYIYRLDIPPEQLKTLFLAYVERATELEKAPAFYNTLTSNCTTVVYEIAKQIVPDLPLDYRLLASGYFDEYAHEQGGLVKGFSLDELKQKGYIVPRAKAAQSGENFSEVIRRGVPGMH; this is encoded by the coding sequence GTGATACGGCATTTCCTGTTGGTGGTCTTGATTGCCTTGGGTGCATTCGCGGCCTGGTGGCTGTTGCAAAAGCCCAGTCACGACCGCCCTTGGGCGGATGACGTGGCCGAACTGTTACACCCCGAGGTGCAAGGCGATGCCGTGGTGCTGCACAACGTGCGCAATTTTGTATGGCGCACTGAAACCGATTACACCGTGCGTTGGGACACGCGGCGCTATGACCTGTCGACGCTTCAAAGTGCAGACCTTGTTTTGTCTTACTGGATGGGGCCTGCAATCGCCCACACCTTGGTGTCGTTTGGTTTCGCGGATGGCAGCTATCTGACTTTCTCCCTGGAAATACGCAAGGAAAAAGGCGAGGAGTTTTCTGCATGGAAGGGCTTTTTTCGACAGTACGAAGCCATACTGGTGGCCGCTGACGAAGCGGATATTGTGCGCACCCGCAGCAATGCACGCGGTGAAGATGTGTACATCTACCGTCTCGACATTCCACCCGAACAACTCAAAACACTATTTCTGGCTTACGTAGAACGCGCCACTGAATTGGAGAAGGCCCCCGCGTTTTACAACACCCTGACGAGCAATTGCACCACCGTGGTTTACGAAATCGCCAAACAGATCGTGCCTGATTTGCCGCTGGACTATCGCCTCCTGGCCAGTGGTTATTTTGATGAATACGCGCACGAACAGGGTGGTTTGGTGAAAGGTTTCAGCCTGGATGAGCTGAAGCAGAAAGGCTATATTGTGCCCCGTGCAAAAGCCGCTCAGTCTGGCGAAAACTTTTCTGAAGTGATTCGCCGGGGTGTGCCCGGCATGCATTGA
- a CDS encoding M23 family metallopeptidase: MKKVWPVPQWQSQFSYKQHPRSFGSKRSQGRTHAGCDLYAPLGSEVLAISAGRVVSAGKFYMGTFEVSIDHGALGVVRYGEIAVAPGLDLKSNVEAGQVIGYVASLGRGIPPMLHIEQFKGSKVGPLTDRSNPPYLRRADLMDITPLLDEMVCTHLGGLCKAVAA, translated from the coding sequence ATGAAGAAAGTGTGGCCTGTTCCTCAATGGCAAAGTCAGTTCAGTTACAAGCAACATCCGCGCAGTTTCGGGTCCAAGCGCTCTCAAGGCCGCACACACGCCGGTTGCGACCTGTATGCGCCCTTGGGTTCAGAGGTGTTGGCAATTTCGGCTGGTCGTGTCGTTTCAGCGGGTAAGTTTTACATGGGCACTTTCGAGGTCAGCATTGATCACGGGGCGCTGGGTGTTGTGCGCTATGGAGAAATTGCTGTTGCTCCAGGGCTTGATTTGAAAAGTAACGTGGAGGCCGGTCAGGTGATTGGCTATGTGGCCAGCCTGGGGCGTGGTATTCCACCCATGTTGCACATTGAGCAGTTCAAGGGAAGTAAGGTCGGCCCGTTGACTGATCGATCAAACCCACCCTATTTGCGGCGTGCGGACCTTATGGATATTACCCCGCTTCTGGATGAAATGGTTTGCACTCATCTTGGTGGCCTGTGCAAGGCGGTGGCAGCATGA
- a CDS encoding helix-turn-helix domain-containing protein: MIAITCKVMDAIQFPWQYSSMNIHAPSRHAGICLRDLRARQKVSQLDLALRVGVSQRHLSCIETGKASASKEMLLALLEGLDAPLSQRNETLVAAGFAPVFGHRPIDHREMSTINQVIDLLLMGPQAAPAIVLDSAWNLVKFNPGFVRLIELLEFDLTALQATPNVLLALAAPGGLGTRLLNPDEVLDDVLRRAQREALHIPALQAVLDALPANLRNTRQHHGPVSGPTLETRFSSSVGELRFISTFTTFGAPMDITAASLRIEHMFPADEQTWAAFS, translated from the coding sequence ATGATTGCAATAACCTGCAAGGTCATGGATGCCATTCAATTTCCATGGCAGTATTCAAGCATGAACATACACGCCCCCTCAAGACACGCTGGAATTTGCCTGCGCGATTTGCGTGCAAGACAGAAAGTCAGCCAGCTCGACCTGGCCTTGCGCGTTGGTGTTTCTCAACGACACCTCAGTTGCATTGAAACCGGCAAGGCCAGCGCCAGCAAGGAAATGCTGCTGGCCCTGCTGGAAGGCCTGGATGCGCCGCTGAGCCAGCGCAACGAAACACTGGTGGCCGCGGGCTTCGCCCCGGTGTTTGGCCACCGGCCGATTGATCACCGCGAGATGAGCACCATCAATCAAGTGATCGACCTGCTGTTGATGGGGCCGCAGGCCGCCCCTGCCATAGTGCTTGACAGTGCATGGAACCTGGTGAAATTCAACCCCGGTTTTGTGCGCCTGATCGAGTTGCTTGAATTTGACTTGACCGCTTTGCAGGCCACCCCCAATGTATTGCTGGCCTTGGCCGCTCCCGGTGGCTTGGGCACGCGCCTGTTGAACCCCGATGAGGTGCTGGACGATGTGTTGCGTCGTGCACAGCGTGAAGCCTTGCACATTCCTGCACTGCAAGCCGTGCTGGATGCCTTGCCTGCCAACCTGCGCAACACCCGGCAGCATCACGGGCCTGTTAGCGGCCCCACGCTGGAAACCCGTTTCAGCAGCAGTGTTGGGGAATTGCGCTTCATCTCCACCTTCACCACCTTTGGTGCACCCATGGACATCACGGCGGCTTCACTTCGCATTGAGCACATGTTCCCGGCTGATGAGCAAACCTGGGCGGCCTTCTCGTGA